The genomic segment gtatttgttttttgattTGCTGTTGGATTTTAGagcctgttttcttttccttttacaGAAAATTGAAAATTTGAAGGAGACTACTTGTGTAAGTCAGAACTTAACACATTTTCCTTCCTGTCTTTCAGTTTGCAAGTCAGTTCCTAATTATTGaactctgtttctgtcttcttcttttttttttttcagagcatGGTAGAGTCCATCAAACACTGTATTGTACTGCTGCAAATCGCCAAGGTAAACACAATATGTTTGATTCATTTCTTTGTAGTTTGGTCTGCTACTTAATCAGACCATATCACCATAATCATTGTTCTTGTGAGACCACACCAGTGTGCACTGTGTGTTTCCTTACATGTGTCTCTGGGGTAGTTCCCTGCTTACAGTTGCTATCTGGGTCACTGGTTGATGAGGGTGTTGCCTGGTACTCGTTTCATCACATGTTCTATTCAGCCCTTGAAAAGGAAATGAAGCCATCATCTCTGCTTCATGTGGTTGTTAGGTGAaacttggctttttttttaaactcggAACACTTTTACTCATTCCAGGAAATGTGTAGATTACAGGTTGGCATGGTAGAGTAATCCTGTTATTGATACTGAAAGAAATGATGGGAGGATCTTACCGTGTGATGAAAGGATTACTGCATGTGGCAAATTGGTGAATATTATAGCTCCATGTTATGAGAGGGATGGATCCCATCGCTCTCCACACAGCATATGCTAAGGATGCTTTATGAAATGACTCTTCAACCTTCCTACCACAAGTAGTCTAACATTGTCTTCTCAAAATTTTAAGGACCAAAGTAACGAACAGCAACACGCAAACGGACTTATAGTAAGTTTGACATTCTCCGTCCATGACAAAAattaaaatcaaacaaactAACTTTCTTTTCTTGCTTAATTTACTCTCCACTGTAGAAAATCAGATAAATCAGACCTCTTTAGTGCATGCCATCTAATTTGTAGATACAAGCTCTTTAGCCTTATGTTTTCCACAACTATCCTGTTGATTTAGTTAATTTCTGATTTCATCTCAGATTGAAATTCTTTTAGTAATGGtaatgatgtatgtgtgtgcaaacTTTTAATCCAGAAAATGAACATTGTTGCAGAGTATGTATGCCTTAGActatacacgtgtgtgtgtgtgtgtgtgtgtgtgtgtgtgtgtgtgtgtgtgtgtgtttgcatgcctgTATATATTAGAATGTTTCACATCACTTCACCCACTAATTAGAAGCATCTAATTTACCATTGATTTATCGTGTACACACTGCCTGCATATTGAACCATCGGGCACTTATAGCTGGAAATCCATCCAGAGAGAACTTTACTGTCTCTGCAGGTGCCATGTCTTCATGTCAGGGGTCACATAGTTTTGCATGTTGTTACCACAAATCACATAGAATTAAAAGCTGCATTAGAACATGCATCAAATTGATAATCCATCACGGTAAACattctttattttaaataaactgtgACTCTGACCTTGTGACCCATGCTTTCAGTCAACAGTCCTGGCTCACAACAGCATTGCCATGCAATCTAATGCTACACAAGATTGAAGGTGGACTATAAATGAACTAAACTGTGATGGGTTACATATCTATAGTACAGGTTAATTTTTTTATACCAATGCAAAGGTTGGGGAAGTGGCCGAGTAGAAAGGAAAGCGGGAGGGAGGTGGACTGTATAATGCAAGAAAAGTGAGTATCTGAAGGGCAAATGAAACATGTACTACGAACTTAGACCACTCTACAGTGAAGAAAACCCATTGGGTAACTTCAaggtaaaaaaatcaatctAAACCCTTTCAGTATGCTTTGGAAAATGTGAATGGTTTGTTAGTAATGGACTGATGCAAGGGAAAATTCCAGTGTGGTCCTGAAGGCAAGAATCTCACAGGGGACTGTACAGCTCATAGGCCTGCACTGCTCTTATAGCTGACTTAATCTCAGTCGTTAAGGGCAGTATTACATAGCATAAATAGCACAGCTTATGCTTGGTCTATACATTGAAATGGACGTTTTTATATGCCATGAGCTTTGAGCTAAATATATCTTTGCAGCTATATAACTTCTAAACGTGTGTCGTGTTGCCTGTATGCCAATAATGTGGAGCAACAACAGATGCGCTGTAGACTTGAACCACTAGCAGCGTGTTTGATTGACCTTGTCAAGCACTGCACCATCAGGGGAATTGCCGTAAAGTGCAGGAATCATTTAACCTGAGCACAGTGCACCAGAACCCTGTTCAATATTTATGTCAAAATATTTGATGTGCTATGATTGGTTTAGGTTTGCGTTGCTACCCTCCTCCATTGATATTACCTtcactaaaaaagaaaatatattgatCATGATGACACAGTGCTTAAAGCCAACTCTTTCCCTCCGCCTGCCTTTGCTTTAGCTCCTGCTTGCAAGGCCACAGGCTAGTCCCACTATGGCCGACCAATATTACTGTAATTGGCTATAATTAGTAGCCCTCGCCTTACTTTTATGGAGGCACGTGGACCAGGCAAGCATCAGGCAGTGCGGAGGGGAGGTAGAAAGGAGGGAATAGAAGCAGAAAGCTTGAAGATAAGAGAGAAAAGTGTGAACAGAAGGGGAAATGGAGCAGAGATGTCAAACTAAGCTTCCCTTCAATGAATGTTCTACCTCTGATCATAAGTTGCCGTTCgatgacaaagaaaaaacaagctCAGAGAGTAATTAGAGGAAAAACAACCATGACTTCCATTAcagctcttcttcttctgtagtttgtgtcttttgtaaCATACTCAAGTGTTGCATCATGGGATTGTGGATGCCTATTGTCTACTTCATGGTATTCTAGTCCAACTGTGATACTTATACCAGCTTCTGTATTCACACAGCCTTGTGTCAGGTCATGTTCTTCTGACTCACTGCCTGTTCCTGTTGATCTCAAATGACTTATTTAAAACTTCTCCTGAAAAAAAAGCTGTACAGATTACAGATCAAGTTTTGAGTAATAGGATAATACATCTCATTGACTTGATCTAATTTCAGTGCCACCAAGATTCCTGAGGGTAAGTTATCGAAGAATAAGGGTCAATATGATTTTGCTGTGGCACGTGTCGTCATCTGTGTTCCTGTCAGTTGGGTCATTGGTGCCAGTGACCCTATTACACCGAGCCAACAGGATGCTTTTTATGCGTGTGTGCCGacgttagggctgcacgatattttgtttcatcgtctacatcgcgatgtgcgcatgcgcgatagtcacatcgcaggacgttgcgatgttgacgctacaacttctttgctgcttgataaaaaagtaaactttcaccgttctccttttccatgattgttaccggccgacccttcctcTTTAACAAAGGTGGttatgtgacgtaacgttagtccgacggggggTGGttgttgttatgggaagtgaggctctcccgtgtgtagaaaagtaccgtaagccgctgctgccgctgacacagtgatgcacatgcttttccatgggtagtgaagctacggtagtcagtgttttatgttcgctgacaaactaaatcacgtaatcacgacatctcccggccatttttcaccgcagaaagctgctactagccaggctaaagctaacatagttagcctaaagaaacaaggcgtctgtcccaactaacgttatggttcggagctgcgacgctggaaacgtaacactaatctacaacagcagtctgtttctgatagaacgtcatttacactgatttaagtgctcttggatacacagtttgttgaagatTGTGACATGCAcggcaaaccaacaatcatgatcaattttaatcaatttatcaaacaacccaaagcaggccccgctagtcgaccacaacctgacatttagaggaagcaacatgcatgcattattaatattcactttagcctggattattatatgaatacaatggtgtctgtcagtcaaccagtgtatttcttcctaatttccctctccataatcacttcagaagagtagtcacagcgcttacctgctttggtttttgtaaagcattatagttcaacaaagactggttcacataagaacatttcctttattttctttgtagatgcactcccctacaaaatcactccagtagttgagaatgatttagtatttctaaatagggctatttatgtcctcttaaaaatgtcttttttttcatattgcaatatatatcgcaggggaaaaaaatatcgtaatgtacgttttttttcaatatcgtgcaggcctagccGACGTGTGTTTTTGCCAGTATTTATATGCATGAACACATGATGTTAAGATGGCACTGATGAGGGCAGGCCACTGCAGATAAGAACGTCCCTGCTGGTTTCTACCACAGGGAAATCAAGAGCCAGAgagttaaaacatgttacagaTTTAGTCTGCAGCCCAGTGGAGTTAATTAACTGCTTTTTGGACTGGACGGTTGCTCAGATGGGCTGTTGGTTATTGTGCAAAGCTGCTGCGGTGTCGTTGGTTTTATATTGATTTGATTAATCAAACCTGGAAACACTCTTTCCAGGAAATGAAGTGAATGGAAATTGATCTGCCCAGGCTGGGTGGtgtatattttatttcactgtTCTTGTTGTCACATAGGTATACCATTAAGCTGATAAATAACCAATACACGAACTGAAGCTAGTGCCCAATTGAGGGTGAGAGCTTACTTTGACATTGGGCTTGAATGTTAAAGGAAATGGTGTTTCATTATGGTTAGCACGTAGGTATATGTAGGTTATAGATGTGGTTAAAATAGGCTAGTCGTACTGTACCTGGATATTAAAATCCAGGGCTAAACTCTCCTTTTGCAGTATTGGATTTTAACCTCAACGTGTATTATCTGTTAAGACAACATTTTAGATTAGTAAGCAGGCAGTGAAGTGGGTGTGCTGCTGTTGCAGCAAGTATCTGATgtggtgttgtttttctttgtttcctccAGAGCACCATAAACCCAGTGGATGGGATCTACCAACCCCCTCTGGACCCTCCTGTAGTCAACACCACGATGCCAACACAGACCACACTACCCACAGGTACTAGACATCTGCCTTCTCACCATTTCCTATACACATGTAGACAACTGTGTTGTGTTCATGTGCTTGATGTGTGAACACGTCTGTATATTCACTCATAGACTTAACACATTCTTCCAGGGAGGTTGACAACAGCTCCCCCTGTTGTTCACTCCTTAATCTCCATCAGGTGATGGATCCAATAATGTTGATGTTGCCACAGATAGTTGTCCGACATGCTTGCTGACAAatgcttttttaaatcaaagacTACAATGAATCAATACTCTGTCATATTTAAAATTATACTGGTTCACTGTGATATTGAAGACAGTGGGATGACAATAGTGACCGATCGTTCAGGGTAAATAAATTGATAAATGTACTAAATATTCATTTAGTGTTTGTTAGTTGCGTTACTGGCTGTTGAGGATCTATAGCAGGGTCCAGTCGCATGATATCCATTATGGTTATCATGTGttaatgtaattattttaatataatttatttcattttagaaATAATTCTCTCTGAAAATGAATGTATTAATGTTGTTCTGTTTTGAAGCAGATTCCTGTCTTTCAGTGTAATTGTGTTTAAGTCATTTTAGTCAGAAAATAATTGACTAAATGTAATTGCACGGCATTACTAAGATCGGACTAAAGTTTTGGGATATTTTGGTCATATGACTTTGACTCGACTGGTGTGAAAATGAACCATGCAATTTAGGCCATTCTAATTTCAGTCTCTTAATAGACTGTGTAATCCCCCTCACAACTGAAGCGTCTGTCTCAGATCATTTTCTCAGCCTCCTGGATTTCAGgctgctgtttttaatgtgatttGGCTTCATTTTGAAGCTTCAGTGCTAAATCATCCACTTTCTCTTTTTGCTACAGACGCTTCTCAGGTGTGTAAATCCGACCAACGCCCCTCCACGTTACAAGTTGGTCCCATTGTCACGGTGATGGGCAGTCTGCAGACCCCAACTCCCAACAGCACAGGTGAAAGTTCACTTCACTCTTATCACAGCATAAGGAGCTATTCCATTGCAAGGAAAGatcatttgttgttgtcgtAATTAATGTGATTCGCACATTCCAGAAGTTGCATGCAAATGTGTTGTATTGCTCATTCCCTCAGAAACCTCAGCAGCTTCAACGGGAAGGAGGTTTTGTTACAtcatttggagaaagaacagtTACTGAATCCCAAATCacatactttttacttttagtatgtACTGCAGCTGCCCTTACAAAGTACGTACTGTTGCATGCAGTTTGCATACATTTAAGACATACTACTTCTTCATAACATTGCAccttgaactttgaccctcttgCTCATATATGCTGTGCAAAAGATTGTGGGTCAGAATAGCCAGAAAAGCATGCAGGCTTGCATACTGCAAAATCCGACCAGATACAGTAGGACATCCTggtatttttggcatactgtatttgacatactatgtatTGAGACATACTCAACCTTTTTCTGGCACGCAGGGAGTGTGTGTCCTTATCAGAATATTATTATGTATTGTTAGATCCTTTAATTTGCAAGCAACATAAAACTAATGCAATAAGAACTCAACCACAAGAGCAAAAGTAATAATACCTTGAATTATTTCTGTGCTTCTCTACCCCAGAGTGCCTGGTCCACGAACATAGTAAATTAAAGAGCCAAGTAGAAAAGCAGAGGTCCATGCTGAGGCAGCAGTATTAAAATGCTGCGCTGTGCACTAAGGAGACAGGCTGCATGCTCGAGAGCACTGTCGATATGCTCTGCAGAGGAAGCCGTTACTATTTCAAAGACGGCTTGATGTTACTGTACACAGCCAGCTGGACCGGGCTCAGAAATGAGTGCTTTAGTTAAACAACATACTGTTGATTTGACCATGAcctgtatactgtataaataaataagcctTATTAATTAGATCCgtaaaatgaaaagagaaaacgCTACAAGACAGCACTGACACCACACaatgtttgatttatttattcttttcctttttcaggGAGTGGCCAGTCAGGCCCCAGCAGCGGCGGCGCCTCCCCGGCTCACATCCCTCTCCTCTCGCACTCGGTGCCAGACTTCTCCTATTCCTCCAGCGAGGATGAGTTCTACGATGCTGACGAGTTCTACCAGAGCAGTACTTCCCCCAAACACTGCATAGAGTGAGTAAAGTATCACTCCGCTTCACTGCAACCAACACTCTAATGCAGTGAATTTATTGTTTGAAACTAACACTGTTATAGCATTTAGCAGGTCAGGTGGAAAAATGCAACTTGGTGCCAATAAAAGAAATCAAGTCTGAGAAGTTTAAAACACAATTATTGCCTGTgaaatctctctctccatctccttaTCTCTCCTGCTTCCTGCCTCCTTTCTGTTCCCTCCTCCTCAGTCCCTCAGGGCCTCAAGCGTCCTCGCCTCTCACTAATGAAGCAACAGCGTTGAAACGACCAGACACCACCGAGTCCCTCAACTCGTCCATGTCTAACGGCACAACAGATGCAGGTAAAAAGAGActgcacacaagacacacacacgcaaatgtGTTACAACAACTTTTCCCAactgtttttgtgcctaaaacACAAAGTTAGAGCTCTCTTGTGTTGAAGTATGAGATGTATAAggaggtatttttttttaataacatttgGTTTTATCAAATGGTAAAAAATTATGCTTTACATAACTTAATGTTATGACAGCCATGTGAGACTTGTCCTCATCTGTTGTCTTTAGACCAGTTTGACAGCCACGATGACCGCGATGATGAAGGTGAGGGCGAGTCTGTGGAGGAGCACAAGAGCGTCATCATGCATCTTCTCTCTCAAGTTCGTTTGGGCATGGACCTCACCAAGGTAAAGAACACTGACCAGCATTGCTTAGTTATGAGTCTGGCTCCCTCCACGCTCCTTATTTTACTCACTAACATCATCTGTGCAAGCTGTTTTCTTTTGAACAACCCACACAGcaacagttttacagtttttctcattcGTTATATTTAACAGGTGGTACTGCCTACCTTCATCCTGGAGAGGAGATCTTTGTTAGAAATGTACGCAGACTTCTTTGCACATCCCGACTTATTTGTAAGGTAATTGTCCTCTCTCTTATTGGTGCAAGCAATTGTATCACACAGATATTTAAATATATCCAAAATTCAGGAATGGTAAAATATGACGTAGTTTTACTCTCTCATGTGACTTCCACTAGTATCGCTGAGCAGCCGGAGGCCCGGGAGCGCATGGTTCATGTGGTAAAGTGGTACCTGTCAGCTTTCCATGCAGGGAGGAAAGGTTCAGTGGCCAAGAAACCTTACAACCCAATCCTGGGAGAAGTCTTCTACTGCCACTGGGATCTGGCCAGTGACACAGAGGAGCCTTCCCCACTCGCGGTGAGACCACATGCCTCTGCAGCCCTTGCTGGTTCTAGACTATTTGTGAACAATTTGAATAAACTTCTGTGCTGGGAATAAAATCAGCTAGCATTTTAGCATTTCAGATTAATGTTACTAATAACACAACTTTTACACATCCTTAATAAAGTCCATATTTAGTTCATGCTGGGTTTATTGTAAATCAATATGTGTACTTTGGCTGAAAAGCTGTTGTGGACCTGTTATGCTGATTGAGACTGTATTTgattatacaaataaacttgactGGAATTATAAGTATAGGTACCTTTTTGAAAACAGTAAACGGAACAAACTTTGTTCTTGGTTTcctttttatgtacatttctaCATGGACCATacctttcattttaatattgtttacAAAGTCACTACAATGAATTTGTTTTTCATATTGTAGCATGGAAAGACTTAGTGATTCTGACTCCCTTTCCTGTCCTCCACCCTCCAGGAGACAGTATCAGAAGGTCCAGTACCGTGGTCTTCATCCaacagtgtgtgttttgtggcaGAGCAGGTCTCTCACCACCCACCCAGTGAGTGTCCAACCTTCTTCTGCTGAGTGATCACACAGCACTGCCAAAATCTTTTGACACGTTGTGTCGAGAAAACAATGATGGACACTAACTGATCAGTTTtgaaaagtagtagtagtagtagtagtataacCAGCAGCcactgatttctttttgtcattaTCTTTAGAGGCCATGCTATTGATCACATGCTGAATGAGGATATCTTAATCTTGCTTATTGCTTGTTTGCTTCATTTTCTGGACGTTGCTACTTGTCTACAATCTCTTGAGtatttcttctcttgtttctgtAGTTTCTGCATTCTACGCAGAATGTTTAAATAAGAAGATCCAGTTCAACGCTCACATCTGGACTAAGTCTAAGTTCTTAGGCATGTCCATAGGTGTCCACAATATTGGCCAAGGTACTTAATTACTTAGTTACTCGTACTTCATACACTCCAAAATATGTACACACTTTACTGTCACAACTTCATGTAGTTGTGATAATTATTTGCTGGTCTTGTTTCAGGTTGTGTGTCGTGTTTGGAGCATGATGAACATTACATCCTCACCTTCCCTAACGGATATGGCAGGTGCGTGCGTGTCATCACTTTATTACATCTCTCTGGTTATTAATATGTGTGTCACTGAACTGAGTTTGTCTGTTCAGGTCGATTCTGACTGTGCCGTGGGTGGAGCTGGGTGGGGAGTGCAACATCTCCTGCTCCAAGTCGGGCTACAGTGCTAACATCGTGTTCCACACCAAACCCTTCTACGGAGGAAAAAAGCACAGGATCACTGCTGAGATTTTGTAAGAGGAAAACGTTTGCACAATTGTACAATTTTAAATCACACTTCAAAGACTGACTACGGATAAAAGAGTCTGACCTTTGTATTAACATATACCACAATTCTTTTCTATTTCTCTTTCAGTTCACCTAATGATAAGAAGTCTTTCTGCTCCATTGAAGGAGAATGGAATGGAGTGATGTATGCCAAGTGGGCAACTGGAGTGAGTCTTTATCtctattttcttatttttcgcTGTGGGGTGGAGGGTACATATCAAATTAGACAATAATTACTTAGGGCAAGTTAGTCATAATTTATTAGTTGAACCGAAACAAAATGTTGGCATGTATTACACTGGGGAATAACTACTAAAGGGAGGAGCAGTACattacaacatgaataaatgtgttttgtgtgtgtttctaggAGAACACAGTGTTCATAGACACTAAGAGGATAGGCATCATTAAGAAGAAAGTGAGAAAGCTGGAAGACCAGCTCGACTACGAGTCCCGAAGGTGAGAAATTAAACTGGTTTCTAGAAAGACTTGCATATCCTGGAACCTCAGATCCAGAAAAAAAGTCCTTCACTCAGAAACaaactctctttttttcacCCCTTCAATTCGCCAGATTGTGGAGAGATGTGACGTTGAACCTGAAGCAAAGGGACATTGATGCAGCAACAGAAGCCAAACACCGGCTGGAGGAGAAACAGAGAGCCGAagccagagagaggaaggagaacgAGCAGCAGTGGGAGACCAGGGTGAGCCTGTCTGTTCTTCAACTTCTAGAAAGAACTTGAAAACTGTGTGATAATAGACTACACGCTCACCAAAATGTTGAGACATTAACGTGCATCTTCTCACCTGTAAAGCcctgtatattgttgttttttttatgtaaaatgacTGAATCTGAATACAACAGAATGGGGTAACATGAGCAAACATAAATTGAATTATGCAGTTTTATTTTAGGATCAATttcttttcaatttaaaaaaaaataatgtttttgctTGTGTTTCTGCAGCTATTTCACGAGGACGGGGAGTGCTGGGTCTATGATGAGCCTCTATTAAAGAGATTAGTCACTCAGAGGCACTGAGAGGACTACGCAcactctgatacacacacaccccataCATATGCATAAAGAACTGCACACACAACAGAGTCTTCATAAGAACTCTTTTGCAAAACCACTTCTTTTCCAAGCCTTGGAATGACTGACTTATGATTGAATATGTACACAGCTTTGCATTCGACTGTAAAACAACAATATGGAAATGAATGAAATCAAACGGAAAAGTATCTGAGATGTAACATGAAAACTAGTAAAGCTCCTCTTCTTATTTGGGCAACGTCGCTTCCACCGCCACCGATTCCCGCCATCACGAGAGTCGGGAGCGCAGAGTGGAGACGGGAAGTCGACACTTCTCAACTCTATCCGTCAGCTCCACGACCACACCCTTCATCAGCTCCATGGGACGAGCAAGAGCAGCACTCATTTCCTTACACAGTACACTTGTTTtgaggggggggcaaggggtGTGTGGTTGATGGTGTTGAAATCAAATAAACCTTGACAAATAAACCGGCGCTCTACATCTCAGGGAATCTGGTGACTTAAGAAAGAAAGCTGCTGCCCCCTCCGAGAGTCTGACAGCCTTATAACAGTGGAAGGGATGAATCTTAAAGGGGTGGGGGAGAAATTGCCTGCAACTAGTTGTAACTGTTgtttatatatagatatacatatgatggatatataaatatatattcttttttattttcaatgctctttttgtttgtttttctttctggcaATAGTGTACAAATATTTGAGGATATGAATTTGATCTTTAGGAGTCATTCCATTTACCCTTTTGGTGTATTGTTCCTATTTTTAGTTAACTTTGCTGCTTATTTGGTCCGCCACACGGTTCTGTGTCTCAAGTGTTATCCAGAAGCAAAGCCCTACTTAAGCCATAGCATCTAAACTCATTGATTGGGAGAGTTGTGATAGATTTGTGGAATATATGCAATCTAGAGAACATTGACATTGCCTGTCAAAGGACAAATTTGGGTGTCCATTATGCCAAAAATGTTTAGATAAAAGGCTAAAGGGACTTTCATCTGGGCAAAGAACAAACAACCCTCTAAAAATGTTTCCATGTTACCTGAAGGCATTTATAAACAAAGGagtgttttacatatttttgtcTTTCTGGGTCGCTGCTTCATGACGAGGACGTAAGGTTAGGACTGAGTCTGTAAAGTCTCCCTTTTTGTTCTGCACATCGCCTGTCTGTGTTTCCTCTCCAAACCCACAGATTTCAGAGTAGATCACCTTGATGGTTCACATGTTGTCAGAGGGTGAGGACAGTGAAAACAAAGGAACCAGAGTAGACTTTTGAAACACTGAAACTGTTTTCATAGTCCTGCTATGAGTCCAGACTGTGTTCTACCGGTTCAGTTTTCTTGTAAACTCAATTTTTTGTCCAATGTTTTTTGAGATAACCACACAGAGGGCAATATTAATCCTACTGTATACCTCTGCTTTCTGAAACCAT from the Sander vitreus isolate 19-12246 chromosome 9, sanVit1, whole genome shotgun sequence genome contains:
- the osbpl9 gene encoding oxysterol-binding protein-related protein 9 isoform X5; this translates as MSIEARHPEAETGFVPSVQDFDKKLAEADAYLQILIDQLKLFDEKIKDCKEDESRRKIENLKETTCSMVESIKHCIVLLQIAKDQSNEQQHANGLISTINPVDGIYQPPLDPPVVNTTMPTQTTLPTDASQVCKSDQRPSTLQVGPIVTVMGSLQTPTPNSTGSGQSGPSSGGASPAHIPLLSHSVPDFSYSSSEDEFYDADEFYQSSTSPKHCIDPSGPQASSPLTNEATALKRPDTTESLNSSMSNGTTDADQFDSHDDRDDEGEGESVEEHKSVIMHLLSQVRLGMDLTKVVLPTFILERRSLLEMYADFFAHPDLFVSIAEQPEARERMVHVVKWYLSAFHAGRKGSVAKKPYNPILGEVFYCHWDLASDTEEPSPLAETVSEGPVPWSSSNSVCFVAEQVSHHPPISAFYAECLNKKIQFNAHIWTKSKFLGMSIGVHNIGQGCVSCLEHDEHYILTFPNGYGRSILTVPWVELGGECNISCSKSGYSANIVFHTKPFYGGKKHRITAEIFSPNDKKSFCSIEGEWNGVMYAKWATGENTVFIDTKRIGIIKKKVRKLEDQLDYESRRLWRDVTLNLKQRDIDAATEAKHRLEEKQRAEARERKENEQQWETRLFHEDGECWVYDEPLLKRLVTQRH
- the osbpl9 gene encoding oxysterol-binding protein-related protein 9 isoform X3 → MAFLHFPVRSSLAGRKAPTKSGHTRIAGHKESNAVVAPNTEAETGFVPSVQDFDKKLAEADAYLQILIDQLKLFDEKIKDCKEDESRRKIENLKETTCSMVESIKHCIVLLQIAKDQSNEQQHANGLISTINPVDGIYQPPLDPPVVNTTMPTQTTLPTDASQVCKSDQRPSTLQVGPIVTVMGSLQTPTPNSTGSGQSGPSSGGASPAHIPLLSHSVPDFSYSSSEDEFYDADEFYQSSTSPKHCIDPSGPQASSPLTNEATALKRPDTTESLNSSMSNGTTDADQFDSHDDRDDEGEGESVEEHKSVIMHLLSQVRLGMDLTKVVLPTFILERRSLLEMYADFFAHPDLFVSIAEQPEARERMVHVVKWYLSAFHAGRKGSVAKKPYNPILGEVFYCHWDLASDTEEPSPLAETVSEGPVPWSSSNSVCFVAEQVSHHPPISAFYAECLNKKIQFNAHIWTKSKFLGMSIGVHNIGQGCVSCLEHDEHYILTFPNGYGRSILTVPWVELGGECNISCSKSGYSANIVFHTKPFYGGKKHRITAEIFSPNDKKSFCSIEGEWNGVMYAKWATGENTVFIDTKRIGIIKKKVRKLEDQLDYESRRLWRDVTLNLKQRDIDAATEAKHRLEEKQRAEARERKENEQQWETRLFHEDGECWVYDEPLLKRLVTQRH
- the osbpl9 gene encoding oxysterol-binding protein-related protein 9 isoform X1, whose translation is MASIMEGPLSKWTNVMKGWQYRWFVLDYNAGLLSYYTSKDKMMRGSRRGCVRLRGAVIGIDDEDDSTFTITVDQKTFHFQARDADEREKWIHALEGTILRHTLQLQEAETGFVPSVQDFDKKLAEADAYLQILIDQLKLFDEKIKDCKEDESRRKIENLKETTCSMVESIKHCIVLLQIAKDQSNEQQHANGLISTINPVDGIYQPPLDPPVVNTTMPTQTTLPTDASQVCKSDQRPSTLQVGPIVTVMGSLQTPTPNSTGSGQSGPSSGGASPAHIPLLSHSVPDFSYSSSEDEFYDADEFYQSSTSPKHCIDPSGPQASSPLTNEATALKRPDTTESLNSSMSNGTTDADQFDSHDDRDDEGEGESVEEHKSVIMHLLSQVRLGMDLTKVVLPTFILERRSLLEMYADFFAHPDLFVSIAEQPEARERMVHVVKWYLSAFHAGRKGSVAKKPYNPILGEVFYCHWDLASDTEEPSPLAETVSEGPVPWSSSNSVCFVAEQVSHHPPISAFYAECLNKKIQFNAHIWTKSKFLGMSIGVHNIGQGCVSCLEHDEHYILTFPNGYGRSILTVPWVELGGECNISCSKSGYSANIVFHTKPFYGGKKHRITAEIFSPNDKKSFCSIEGEWNGVMYAKWATGENTVFIDTKRIGIIKKKVRKLEDQLDYESRRLWRDVTLNLKQRDIDAATEAKHRLEEKQRAEARERKENEQQWETRLFHEDGECWVYDEPLLKRLVTQRH
- the osbpl9 gene encoding oxysterol-binding protein-related protein 9 isoform X2 yields the protein MASIMEGPLSKWTNVMKGWQYRWFVLDYNAGLLSYYTSKDKMMRGSRRGCVRLRGAVIGIDDEDDSTFTITVDQKTFHFQARDADEREKWIHALEGTILRHTLQLQEAETGFVPSVQDFDKKLAEADAYLQILIDQLKLFDEKIKDCKEDESRRKIENLKETTCSMVESIKHCIVLLQIAKSTINPVDGIYQPPLDPPVVNTTMPTQTTLPTDASQVCKSDQRPSTLQVGPIVTVMGSLQTPTPNSTGSGQSGPSSGGASPAHIPLLSHSVPDFSYSSSEDEFYDADEFYQSSTSPKHCIDPSGPQASSPLTNEATALKRPDTTESLNSSMSNGTTDADQFDSHDDRDDEGEGESVEEHKSVIMHLLSQVRLGMDLTKVVLPTFILERRSLLEMYADFFAHPDLFVSIAEQPEARERMVHVVKWYLSAFHAGRKGSVAKKPYNPILGEVFYCHWDLASDTEEPSPLAETVSEGPVPWSSSNSVCFVAEQVSHHPPISAFYAECLNKKIQFNAHIWTKSKFLGMSIGVHNIGQGCVSCLEHDEHYILTFPNGYGRSILTVPWVELGGECNISCSKSGYSANIVFHTKPFYGGKKHRITAEIFSPNDKKSFCSIEGEWNGVMYAKWATGENTVFIDTKRIGIIKKKVRKLEDQLDYESRRLWRDVTLNLKQRDIDAATEAKHRLEEKQRAEARERKENEQQWETRLFHEDGECWVYDEPLLKRLVTQRH